CTGCTTGAGGCCAGCCGGAGCGCCGAACTGCTGGTGGTAGGGCGCCGGGGCCATGGCGGCTTCGGCGGACTGCTCATCGGTTCGGTCAGCTCCGCCCTGGTGGCACACGCCCACTGCCCGGTGCTGGTGGTCCATTCCCCGGAACCCAAAGCTGCGAGGTAGCGCCCGCAGGCTCCAGCCCGGTGGCAGCTACTCGAAAGCTACTCGAAAGAGGCCCGGCGGGGATCAGAGAGGCGGGTGTTCCACAGATCCGGGTTCCTCACTGTGAACCGGCGACCCGTCAAGGCCTTGGGGGAGAGCCGCACATAGTAGCCCTTGTCGCCCGGCTGCCACGGCTCAAGGAGGCGGGCGTCGACGGCGTCCTTGTCCTCTTGGCTCTCAATCAGCTGCGCCTCGCCGCGGGCAACAACACTCCACGCCTGCTGTTCGTGGGCGTCGTAGCCATCGATCTCAAAGGCGATCGGCTTCGCCGTCATCGCCGCCCAGAGTTTGGTGCCACCGGCGGTGCGAAAGACGATCGAGCGGCGGTCTAGCGCAAAGTTCACCGGAAATATCTCCGGGTGCCCATCCACAATCAGGGCGATCCGCCCCACCACTTCCGTGTCCAGCAGGACCCAGCACTGGTCAATGGACAGCCCGAATTCGGGCGCGGGCGTCGTCTCTGTATTCATGTGCACCAACGTTACGGGCACTGCCGGGAACCCATTAGGGCCATAGGGCCCGGACCCTCCCGGCACCGGCGTGAAACCAGCCCGCGCTCACCACGGACTAGGCTTGTAGTCCTTCAGGAAGACGCCGAACTGGTCCTCGCCGGACTCGCCCACCACAATCGGGTCGTAGACCCGGGCGGCCCCGTCGACCAGATCCAGGGGAGCGTGGAAACCCTCCTCCATCAGGC
This genomic window from Arthrobacter sp. EM1 contains:
- a CDS encoding pyridoxamine 5'-phosphate oxidase family protein, yielding MNTETTPAPEFGLSIDQCWVLLDTEVVGRIALIVDGHPEIFPVNFALDRRSIVFRTAGGTKLWAAMTAKPIAFEIDGYDAHEQQAWSVVARGEAQLIESQEDKDAVDARLLEPWQPGDKGYYVRLSPKALTGRRFTVRNPDLWNTRLSDPRRASFE